A genomic window from Paraburkholderia phytofirmans OLGA172 includes:
- a CDS encoding porin, with protein MKHIIAAAGLTAICATTGAWAQSSVTLYGSLDSGIAYISNAGGHSKWIEEQGNMQPDRWGLRGAEDLGAGLKTVFQLENGFYTNTGAFAKAGALFNRQAFVGLSSDQIGTVTLGHQTPFSFDVLGPFSTGYQAASWYAFHPGNIDELADTGVVPFDNSVKFRSASFAGFSVGAMMGLGNTTNFSTGKTLSFALSYANGPFRAGATYANEHDRTPSIVTTGITHFQGVAAANYTADKVENMGAGASYQFGKLLVHGLYTRVKLESPGHSDTYQSYDVGANYQFTPFNSVAGGAATTTLAGHRWTQFEIGDIYALSKSTQLYVNALYERAGSNTDAAFFTAGVSSGRNQTIILTGIHHSF; from the coding sequence GTGAAGCACATCATTGCGGCGGCCGGCTTGACGGCAATCTGCGCAACGACTGGCGCATGGGCGCAAAGCAGTGTGACGTTATACGGCAGCCTGGATTCCGGTATCGCGTATATCAGCAATGCAGGCGGCCATTCGAAGTGGATCGAGGAGCAAGGCAACATGCAGCCGGACCGCTGGGGCCTGAGGGGCGCTGAGGATTTGGGCGCTGGTCTGAAGACGGTTTTCCAGCTGGAAAACGGCTTCTATACGAACACGGGGGCGTTCGCCAAAGCCGGCGCGCTGTTCAATCGCCAGGCGTTCGTGGGCTTGAGTTCGGACCAGATCGGCACTGTGACGCTCGGCCATCAAACGCCGTTCAGCTTCGACGTGCTGGGTCCGTTTAGCACGGGTTATCAGGCCGCGAGCTGGTACGCGTTCCACCCGGGCAACATCGACGAACTCGCCGACACGGGCGTGGTGCCATTCGACAATTCGGTGAAGTTCCGCTCGGCGAGTTTCGCCGGCTTCTCGGTCGGCGCGATGATGGGTCTTGGCAACACGACCAACTTCTCGACCGGCAAGACACTGAGCTTTGCACTTAGTTATGCGAATGGTCCGTTCAGAGCCGGCGCGACCTATGCGAACGAGCACGACCGTACACCCTCGATCGTGACGACGGGCATCACCCACTTCCAGGGTGTCGCCGCGGCAAACTACACGGCGGACAAGGTCGAGAACATGGGCGCGGGCGCGTCATATCAATTCGGCAAGCTGCTGGTGCATGGTTTGTACACGCGTGTGAAGCTGGAGTCGCCCGGCCATTCGGACACGTATCAGAGCTACGACGTGGGTGCGAACTACCAGTTCACGCCGTTCAACAGCGTTGCCGGCGGCGCCGCGACCACGACCCTGGCCGGCCATCGCTGGACGCAGTTCGAGATCGGCGATATCTACGCGCTGTCGAAGTCGACGCAGTTGTATGTGAATGCGCTGTATGAGCGCGCAGGCTCAAATACGGACGCCGCGTTCTTTACGGCGGGTGTGTCGAGCGGCCGGAACCAGACGATTATTCTGACGGGTATCCACCACTCGTTCTGA
- a CDS encoding non-heme iron oxygenase ferredoxin subunit: MTEQWRCAGHAGDLSEDAPLEFKLDGTEIGIYKVGDALYALENVCPHAYALLTQGFVDGDTVECPLHEAVFHIPTGKCLKEPGGRDLKMYSVRLAGEEIQIKVE; the protein is encoded by the coding sequence ATGACTGAACAATGGCGCTGCGCCGGCCATGCCGGCGACCTGTCCGAAGACGCGCCGCTCGAGTTCAAACTCGACGGCACCGAAATCGGCATCTACAAGGTGGGCGATGCGCTGTACGCGCTGGAAAACGTCTGCCCCCATGCGTACGCGTTGCTGACGCAGGGCTTTGTCGACGGCGACACCGTCGAATGCCCGCTGCACGAAGCCGTGTTCCATATCCCGACCGGCAAGTGCTTGAAAGAGCCCGGTGGCCGCGACCTGAAGATGTACTCGGTACGTCTCGCCGGCGAAGAAATCCAGATCAAGGTGGAATGA
- a CDS encoding IclR family transcriptional regulator: MAKEEQTGAGRKHSRPRGATVPASQDDAALSRADGADAPDSSDEESTGGSTYLVPGLERGLRILAEFSAREPILGAPELSKRIGIPRTTTFRLLQTLEALGFLERVNGDRYFRLSVAVLRLGFEYLSSLELTDVGTPILERLRDATGLSTHLLIRDQRDVVFVAKAQTHEPMFSSVKVHVGTRLPAHATVHGQVLMGDLSFDELRQLYPEPQLERFTERTPATVEELYGKVRESAALGYALSEASFERGISVVSAPVRDQSGKITAALTVTIPRSDIGEAEEREPLIIAVCQAALELSERLSYRPRPDDPTAAQARRKPVAAN, from the coding sequence ATGGCAAAAGAAGAGCAGACAGGAGCGGGACGCAAGCACTCAAGGCCACGTGGTGCGACAGTCCCGGCTTCGCAGGACGATGCGGCATTGTCCCGCGCGGATGGCGCCGATGCCCCCGATTCCAGCGATGAAGAGAGCACCGGCGGATCGACTTATCTCGTGCCGGGGCTGGAGCGCGGCCTGCGCATCCTCGCGGAATTCAGCGCGCGCGAGCCGATTCTGGGTGCGCCCGAATTGTCGAAGCGCATCGGCATTCCGCGCACCACCACATTTCGTCTATTGCAAACGCTCGAAGCTTTAGGCTTTCTCGAGCGCGTGAACGGCGATCGCTACTTTCGTCTGAGCGTCGCGGTGCTGCGGCTCGGTTTCGAATACTTGAGTTCGCTCGAACTCACCGACGTCGGCACGCCGATTCTCGAACGTTTGCGCGACGCGACCGGCCTCAGCACGCATCTGCTGATCCGCGACCAGCGCGACGTGGTGTTCGTCGCCAAAGCGCAAACCCATGAGCCGATGTTCAGTTCGGTGAAGGTGCATGTCGGGACGCGTCTGCCGGCGCATGCCACAGTCCATGGTCAGGTGCTGATGGGCGATTTGAGCTTCGACGAATTGCGCCAGTTGTACCCCGAGCCGCAACTCGAACGTTTCACCGAACGCACGCCGGCGACTGTCGAAGAACTGTATGGGAAAGTGCGCGAAAGCGCGGCGCTCGGTTATGCATTGAGCGAAGCGTCTTTCGAACGAGGGATTTCGGTCGTGAGCGCGCCGGTGCGCGATCAAAGCGGCAAGATCACGGCCGCGCTGACGGTCACCATTCCACGTTCCGATATCGGCGAAGCGGAAGAACGGGAGCCGCTCATCATCGCGGTTTGCCAGGCGGCGCTCGAGTTGTCCGAGCGGCTCAGCTATCGTCCGCGGCCGGATGATCCGACTGCGGCTCAAGCGCGTCGCAAGCCGGTTGCGGCGAACTGA